From Streptomyces yatensis, one genomic window encodes:
- a CDS encoding SPW repeat protein encodes MADVSRAKGDLAGHPDVSEMRERYARMMDARDVVFLDGPVLLAGLYFAISPWVVHFSGTSPNLMVNNLVLGITIALLGIGLTTAPRRMYSLCWAMSAIGVWMIISPWVVARGADAGVIANNVVVGAITCLFGLVAAGMVMRKGRET; translated from the coding sequence ATGGCCGACGTCTCACGTGCGAAAGGTGATCTTGCGGGCCACCCCGACGTGTCCGAGATGCGGGAGCGTTACGCGCGCATGATGGACGCTCGGGATGTTGTCTTCCTCGACGGGCCGGTACTTCTCGCCGGTTTGTACTTCGCCATCTCTCCCTGGGTGGTGCACTTCTCGGGCACCAGCCCCAACCTCATGGTCAACAACCTCGTCCTCGGCATCACGATCGCCCTGCTGGGCATCGGTCTCACCACGGCGCCGAGGAGGATGTACAGCCTGTGCTGGGCCATGTCCGCGATCGGTGTATGGATGATCATCTCCCCCTGGGTCGTCGCCCGGGGTGCCGATGCCGGAGTGATCGCGAACAACGTCGTCGTGGGTGCCATCACCTGCCTGTTCGGCCTGGTCGCAGCCGGCATGGTGATGCGGAAGGGCAGGGAGACCTGA
- a CDS encoding sensor histidine kinase has protein sequence MNGRRALTACARGFAVSWLALVSITLSVLTILSISFIPLGLGVFTTPPLIKAVRAHANWRRLLAATWSGVTIRAPYRPLPADRRAGVTGQVELCTFLLKDPATWRDLLWLQVDMTAGYVTSLLAFVFVPYGIEGFVLAAGVWKPIVEAGGTYWYAFLPIDSLGTALLAVPLGVGFMALGATASPLVLRGHFLLARAFLDPTPQMALEQRVRRLTETRHDAVDTSAAELRRIERDLHDGAQARLVAMGMSLGTVEALIEKDPAKAKELLAAARTNSAEALAELRDLVRGIHPPVLAERGLGDAVRALALRMAVPVEVDVELAGRADEPVESAAYFAVSEVLTNAAKHAGASRMWLDVHHAEGMLRITVTDDGHGGARITPDGGLSGVERRLGTFDGVLAVSSPSGGPTMVTMEIPCALSAPDAAR, from the coding sequence ATGAACGGACGCAGAGCGCTGACGGCCTGCGCACGGGGGTTCGCCGTCTCCTGGCTCGCGCTGGTGTCGATCACCCTGTCCGTACTGACGATCCTGTCGATCTCCTTCATCCCGCTGGGCCTGGGGGTCTTCACCACCCCTCCCCTGATCAAGGCGGTGCGCGCACACGCCAACTGGCGCCGGCTCCTGGCCGCCACGTGGTCCGGTGTCACCATCCGGGCGCCGTACCGGCCGCTGCCCGCCGATCGGCGGGCCGGGGTCACCGGGCAGGTGGAGCTGTGCACCTTCCTGCTGAAGGACCCGGCCACCTGGCGCGATCTGCTGTGGCTGCAGGTCGACATGACGGCCGGGTACGTCACCTCGCTGCTGGCCTTCGTCTTCGTGCCGTACGGGATCGAGGGGTTCGTCCTGGCCGCCGGGGTGTGGAAGCCGATCGTGGAGGCGGGCGGCACCTACTGGTACGCGTTCCTCCCCATCGACTCGCTGGGCACCGCCCTGCTGGCCGTCCCGCTCGGCGTCGGCTTCATGGCGCTCGGGGCGACCGCCTCCCCGCTCGTGCTGCGCGGCCACTTCCTGCTGGCGCGCGCCTTCCTCGACCCGACCCCGCAGATGGCGCTCGAGCAGCGGGTGCGGCGGCTCACCGAGACCCGGCATGACGCGGTGGACACCTCCGCCGCCGAGCTGCGCCGCATCGAACGCGATCTGCACGACGGCGCCCAGGCCCGGCTCGTCGCCATGGGCATGAGCCTGGGCACCGTGGAGGCCCTGATCGAGAAGGACCCGGCCAAGGCCAAGGAGCTGCTCGCGGCGGCCCGTACGAACTCCGCCGAGGCCCTGGCCGAGCTGCGCGACCTGGTCCGCGGCATCCATCCGCCGGTGCTGGCCGAGCGGGGCCTGGGGGACGCGGTGCGCGCCCTGGCGCTGCGGATGGCGGTGCCCGTGGAGGTGGACGTGGAGCTGGCGGGCCGGGCCGATGAACCGGTCGAGTCGGCCGCGTACTTCGCGGTCAGCGAGGTGCTGACCAACGCGGCGAAGCATGCGGGTGCCTCGCGGATGTGGCTGGACGTGCACCACGCGGAGGGCATGCTGCGCATCACCGTGACCGACGACGGCCACGGCGGCGCCCGGATCACCCCGGACGGCGGGCTGAGCGGGGTCGAGCGGCGGCTGGGCACCTTCGACGGGGTCCTCGCGGTCAGCAGCCCGAGCGGCGGGCCGACCATGGTGACGATGGAGATCCCCTGCGCGCTCTCGGCGCCCGACGCCGCCCGATGA
- a CDS encoding 5-carboxymethyl-2-hydroxymuconate Delta-isomerase: protein MPHIVVEYSDTLTEAFDRPGFGAALHPVVAKTVDTAVAGCKTRFRRIEEAHLADGAPDLAMIHIEVSILSGRDAGTKRELSAAVLEVARAHVSPVPGLTVQTTVDIRDLDRDCYEKHEAVHPA, encoded by the coding sequence ATGCCGCATATCGTCGTCGAATACTCCGACACCCTGACCGAGGCGTTCGACCGCCCCGGCTTCGGTGCCGCCCTGCACCCGGTGGTCGCCAAGACCGTCGACACGGCGGTGGCGGGCTGCAAGACTCGCTTCCGGCGGATCGAGGAGGCCCATCTCGCGGACGGCGCCCCGGACCTCGCCATGATCCATATCGAGGTGTCCATCCTGTCCGGGCGCGACGCCGGGACCAAGCGGGAGCTGTCCGCCGCCGTGCTGGAGGTGGCCCGCGCCCATGTGTCGCCCGTGCCGGGGCTGACCGTGCAGACCACCGTCGATATCCGCGATCTCGACCGTGACTGCTACGAGAAGCACGAGGCGGTCCATCCGGCCTGA
- a CDS encoding response regulator transcription factor, whose amino-acid sequence MRVVVAEDLFLLRDGLVRMLEAYDFEVVAAVESGPELSKALAELEPDVAVVDVRLPPSFSDEGLQCALRARRARPGLPVLVLSQHVEQLYARELLADGSGGIGYLLKDRVFDADQFIDAVRRVAAGGTAMDPQVISQLLDRRAQDKPLGRLTPRELEVMELMAEGRSNTAIAAQLFVTERAVAKHTSNIFGKLGLPPSDDNNRRVLAVLAYLDRG is encoded by the coding sequence GTGCGTGTTGTGGTCGCCGAGGATCTGTTCCTGCTGCGGGACGGGCTGGTCCGCATGCTGGAGGCGTACGACTTCGAGGTCGTGGCGGCCGTGGAGAGCGGGCCCGAGCTGAGCAAGGCGCTGGCGGAGCTGGAGCCGGATGTCGCGGTGGTGGACGTGCGGCTGCCGCCGTCGTTCAGCGACGAGGGGCTGCAGTGCGCGCTGCGGGCCCGGCGGGCGCGGCCGGGGTTGCCGGTGCTGGTGCTCTCCCAGCATGTGGAGCAGCTGTACGCGCGGGAGCTGCTCGCGGACGGCAGCGGGGGCATCGGGTACCTGCTCAAGGACCGGGTCTTCGACGCCGATCAGTTCATCGACGCGGTGCGGCGGGTGGCCGCGGGGGGCACGGCGATGGATCCGCAGGTGATCTCGCAGCTGCTGGACCGGCGCGCCCAGGACAAGCCGCTGGGGCGGCTGACACCGCGGGAGCTGGAGGTGATGGAGCTGATGGCGGAGGGGCGGTCGAATACGGCGATCGCCGCGCAGCTCTTCGTCACCGAGCGGGCGGTGGCCAAGCACACCTCCAATATCTTCGGAAAGCTCGGTCTGCCGCCGTCGGACGACAACAACCGCCGGGTGCTGGCGGTGCTGGCCTACCTGGACCGGGGCTGA
- a CDS encoding winged helix-turn-helix domain-containing protein: MTNLRSLSSASASAPAAPAATSAASAPSGPANRQRLRAVAPDEVPPVADLLHPGATWLPAPPHTLPTLPGHPPMVGYLVLVPADRQRPEAAGPPPGEIPAVTGGTGGAGERGDELVRIDPDHRTAEVAGRPLELTYLEFELLSHLVAHPHRVHSRDQLVTTVWGYGHVGDGRTVDVHVARLRRKMGPEHRGTIVTVRRVGYKYVPTL; this comes from the coding sequence ATGACGAACCTCCGTAGCCTGTCGTCCGCCTCCGCCTCCGCTCCCGCCGCCCCGGCCGCAACCTCCGCGGCATCCGCGCCGTCCGGCCCGGCCAACCGCCAGCGGCTGCGAGCCGTCGCACCGGACGAGGTGCCGCCGGTCGCCGATCTGCTGCACCCCGGCGCCACCTGGCTGCCCGCTCCCCCGCACACCCTGCCCACGCTCCCCGGCCATCCGCCGATGGTCGGCTATCTGGTGCTGGTCCCGGCCGACCGGCAGCGGCCCGAGGCGGCGGGGCCGCCCCCGGGCGAAATACCGGCCGTGACGGGCGGGACGGGAGGGGCGGGCGAGAGGGGTGACGAGCTCGTCCGGATCGACCCCGACCATCGGACCGCCGAGGTCGCGGGGCGGCCGCTGGAGCTGACCTATCTCGAGTTCGAGCTGCTGAGCCATCTCGTCGCCCATCCGCACCGGGTGCACTCCCGCGATCAGCTGGTGACCACGGTGTGGGGGTACGGCCATGTCGGCGACGGCCGGACCGTCGATGTCCATGTGGCCCGGCTGCGGCGCAAGATGGGCCCCGAGCACCGGGGCACGATCGTGACGGTGCGGCGGGTGGGGTACAAGTACGTGCCCACCCTCTGA
- a CDS encoding MMPL family transporter: MSATRKGLAVRLGGWSTRHRKTAIIGWLLFVVVVAVVGGMSGSRQMTNSENGTGDSARAEKILEDAGLQTPAGEMVMLRGDRPDGWKDAARDLTARLERTGEAVRIQPPVRSESGREALISFEMKGDPDTAGKRVEPVVEAVKKTESAHRGIAVYEFGDATAQHRLDDMLTNDFKKAELTAVPLALGILLVVFGALVAALLPVLLAVTACVGTFGLLALVSHKLPMFDSTTSVMFLVGLAVGVDYSLFYLRRERDERAAGRDAGTALRIAAATSGRAVLISGVTVMLAMSGMFLSGLLLFHGFAVATILVVLMAMLGSVTVLPAMLSWLGDRIDAGRVPLRGRRRRKGVHSSGGVTVRLMRPVLAKPKLFAVVSGVLLLVLSAPALGMKTEQLGMDKQFGSDAPITVAYQEITGSFPGGPAPAEVVLRSDEIASPRFEAAVADFKKELVASGRFGRTVDVEAHRTKGVARIEVPLAGNGQDATSRRALDTLRDELVPKILGPVSDQAYVTGELAGSRDFNDQLKTDIAPVFLFIAAVTFVLMLLCFRSLPIALVSILLNLLSVGAAYGTMTAVFQHGWGAELLGMEPAGAIESWMPLFVLVILFGLSMDYHVFVVSRIREAHERGFATRDAIREGIRTTAGSVTGAATIMVAVFAVFALLRMQDMQQMGVGLAVAVLVDATLVRMVLLPSVMALLGERNWYLPRALRWLPNLDHGEEPVERPRPPLVGADR, from the coding sequence ATGAGCGCAACGAGGAAGGGCCTGGCCGTGCGGCTGGGTGGGTGGAGCACGCGCCACCGCAAGACCGCGATCATCGGATGGCTGCTGTTCGTCGTGGTCGTCGCCGTGGTCGGCGGAATGTCAGGCTCCCGGCAGATGACCAATTCCGAGAACGGTACGGGCGATTCCGCGCGTGCGGAGAAGATCCTGGAGGACGCGGGCCTCCAGACCCCGGCCGGGGAGATGGTGATGCTGCGCGGCGACCGCCCGGACGGCTGGAAGGACGCGGCCCGCGACCTCACGGCGCGACTGGAGCGGACGGGCGAGGCGGTGCGCATCCAGCCCCCGGTGCGCTCGGAGAGCGGACGGGAGGCCCTGATCAGCTTTGAGATGAAGGGCGACCCGGACACCGCCGGGAAGCGGGTGGAGCCGGTCGTCGAGGCGGTGAAGAAGACCGAGTCGGCCCATCGGGGCATCGCGGTCTACGAGTTCGGCGACGCCACCGCCCAGCACCGGCTCGACGACATGCTCACCAATGACTTCAAGAAGGCCGAGCTGACCGCCGTACCGCTGGCGCTGGGCATTCTGCTGGTGGTCTTCGGGGCGCTGGTCGCCGCGCTGCTGCCGGTGCTGCTCGCGGTGACCGCCTGCGTCGGCACCTTCGGACTGCTCGCCCTGGTCAGCCACAAGCTGCCCATGTTCGACTCCACCACCTCGGTGATGTTCCTGGTGGGCCTGGCCGTCGGCGTCGACTACTCGCTGTTCTACCTGCGGCGGGAGCGCGACGAGCGGGCCGCGGGCCGGGACGCCGGGACCGCGCTGCGGATCGCGGCCGCCACCAGCGGCCGGGCGGTGCTGATCTCCGGGGTCACGGTCATGCTGGCGATGTCCGGGATGTTCCTGTCCGGGCTGCTGCTGTTCCACGGCTTCGCGGTCGCCACCATCCTGGTCGTCCTGATGGCCATGCTCGGCTCGGTGACCGTACTGCCCGCGATGCTGTCCTGGCTGGGCGACCGGATCGACGCCGGGCGGGTGCCGCTGCGGGGCCGCCGCCGGAGGAAGGGCGTGCACTCCAGCGGTGGCGTCACCGTCAGGCTGATGCGGCCCGTCCTGGCCAAGCCGAAGCTGTTCGCCGTCGTATCGGGCGTGCTGCTGCTGGTGCTGTCCGCGCCCGCCCTCGGGATGAAGACCGAACAGCTCGGCATGGACAAGCAGTTCGGCTCCGACGCCCCGATCACCGTGGCCTACCAGGAGATCACCGGCTCCTTCCCCGGCGGCCCCGCCCCGGCCGAGGTGGTGCTGCGCTCCGACGAGATCGCTTCGCCCCGCTTCGAGGCCGCCGTCGCGGACTTCAAGAAGGAACTCGTCGCGTCCGGACGGTTCGGCAGGACGGTCGACGTCGAGGCGCACCGTACGAAGGGGGTGGCGCGGATCGAGGTGCCGCTGGCCGGGAACGGTCAGGACGCCACCTCCCGGCGCGCCCTGGACACCCTCCGGGACGAGCTGGTCCCGAAGATCCTCGGGCCGGTCTCCGACCAGGCGTATGTGACCGGTGAGCTCGCCGGGAGCCGTGACTTCAACGACCAGCTGAAGACCGACATCGCGCCGGTCTTCCTCTTCATCGCCGCCGTGACGTTCGTTCTGATGCTGCTCTGCTTCCGGTCGTTGCCGATCGCCCTCGTCTCGATCCTGCTCAACCTGCTGTCGGTGGGCGCCGCGTACGGCACGATGACCGCCGTCTTCCAGCACGGCTGGGGCGCGGAGCTGCTGGGGATGGAGCCGGCCGGGGCGATCGAGTCGTGGATGCCGCTGTTCGTCCTCGTCATCCTCTTCGGGCTGTCGATGGACTACCACGTCTTCGTGGTCTCGCGGATCCGGGAGGCCCATGAACGGGGCTTCGCCACCCGGGACGCGATCCGCGAGGGCATCCGGACGACGGCGGGCTCGGTCACCGGGGCGGCCACCATCATGGTCGCCGTGTTCGCGGTCTTCGCGCTGCTGCGGATGCAGGACATGCAGCAGATGGGCGTCGGGCTCGCGGTCGCGGTGCTGGTGGACGCCACGCTGGTGCGGATGGTGCTGCTGCCCTCGGTGATGGCGCTGCTGGGGGAGCGCAACTGGTATCTGCCGCGCGCCCTGCGGTGGCTGCCGAACCTCGACCACGGCGAGGAGCCGGTGGAGCGGCCGCGGCCGCCGCTGGTGGGGGCGGACCGCTGA
- a CDS encoding PT domain-containing protein: MLGRRRVMVGVAVSLSAALVACGPEKEKEWTGAEPSKGSAAEAARFAPLVRLAKGESLMPMDATRFIGRSALRFDHDGFCRDEGPVAAAIDPRRLGSKDNAYKHAEVQPGKSSSKPVSCPGHGDKWHTSTEAGGGFYLDPPKEVRKGEGTDAPVYWEYHNHKTDPKRAAYVYWFFYAYNNLTPGNRHEGDWERVAVQLRDGKPEAVTFAKHGKDTCSVKWSELDPRDGHPTVYSARGSHGSYPTDKNQWVNGTLDRPSKGGAEWRTWEHARPVDREPWWGYAGWWGSQQHVSGFDGPMGPRPGRLLSGVFTDDSCGPADKPPTDPPKDQPTDRPTEQPTEQPTERPTERPTDQAAPRTEEGAIRRYEEYLHAVGREDIKTVCEVAGPAAKQAEDQGFGPCTSTFLVTFQMISPTQKKALQTATVDPRKVVVRSPAKIDIPADAVKASVTFSENEIGTSTLEYLKDDWYITD, translated from the coding sequence GTGCTGGGTCGGAGGCGGGTGATGGTGGGCGTGGCGGTGTCGCTTTCGGCGGCGCTGGTGGCGTGCGGGCCGGAGAAGGAGAAGGAGTGGACGGGGGCGGAGCCTTCGAAGGGGTCCGCGGCCGAGGCCGCGCGGTTCGCGCCGTTGGTGCGGCTGGCCAAGGGGGAGTCGCTGATGCCGATGGACGCGACGCGGTTCATCGGGCGGTCCGCGCTGCGCTTCGACCACGACGGCTTCTGCCGTGACGAGGGGCCGGTGGCCGCCGCGATCGACCCGCGGCGGTTGGGGAGTAAGGACAATGCCTACAAGCACGCGGAGGTGCAGCCGGGGAAGTCGTCGTCCAAGCCGGTGTCCTGCCCCGGACACGGGGACAAGTGGCACACCTCGACCGAGGCCGGCGGCGGTTTCTATCTCGACCCGCCGAAGGAGGTGCGGAAGGGCGAGGGCACGGACGCGCCGGTCTACTGGGAGTACCACAACCACAAGACGGACCCGAAGCGCGCGGCGTACGTCTACTGGTTCTTCTACGCCTACAACAACCTGACCCCGGGCAACCGGCACGAGGGCGACTGGGAGCGCGTCGCGGTCCAGCTGCGCGATGGCAAGCCCGAGGCGGTGACGTTCGCGAAGCACGGCAAGGATACGTGCAGCGTGAAGTGGTCGGAACTGGATCCGCGGGACGGGCATCCGACGGTGTACTCGGCGCGTGGTTCACACGGCTCCTATCCGACCGACAAGAACCAGTGGGTGAACGGCACGCTCGATCGGCCCTCGAAGGGCGGCGCCGAATGGCGCACCTGGGAGCACGCCCGCCCGGTCGACCGCGAGCCCTGGTGGGGGTACGCCGGGTGGTGGGGGTCGCAGCAGCATGTGAGCGGATTCGACGGGCCGATGGGCCCGCGCCCGGGGCGTCTGCTGTCGGGCGTCTTCACCGACGACAGTTGCGGGCCCGCCGACAAGCCGCCGACGGATCCGCCCAAGGACCAGCCCACGGACCGGCCCACCGAACAGCCCACCGAGCAGCCCACGGAACGGCCCACGGAACGGCCCACGGACCAGGCCGCGCCCAGGACGGAGGAAGGGGCGATCCGGCGGTACGAGGAGTATCTGCACGCCGTGGGCCGGGAGGACATCAAGACGGTCTGCGAGGTGGCCGGGCCCGCGGCGAAGCAGGCGGAGGACCAGGGGTTCGGCCCGTGCACGTCCACGTTCCTGGTCACGTTCCAGATGATCTCGCCTACGCAGAAGAAGGCCCTGCAGACCGCGACGGTCGATCCGCGGAAGGTCGTCGTACGAAGCCCCGCCAAGATCGACATTCCGGCCGATGCGGTCAAGGCCTCCGTCACCTTCTCCGAAAACGAGATCGGGACCAGCACCCTGGAGTATCTGAAGGACGACTGGTACATCACTGACTGA